From the genome of Mycobacterium dioxanotrophicus, one region includes:
- the gpgP gene encoding glucosyl-3-phosphoglycerate phosphatase: MRFRRLLLLRHGQTEYNAGSRMQGQLDTDLSDLGRDQAAAAAEVLAKRQPLLIVSSDLKRALDTAMTLGDRAGLPVQIDERLRETHLGDWQGLTHLEVDAVAPGARAIWRDDARWAPHGGESRVDVARRSVPLVSEIVAAQHEWGLDAPERPVVLVAHGGLIAALTAGLLGLPVDNWPVLGGMGNASWVQLSGHSADDAPFDDIRWRLDVWNASAQVANDVL; the protein is encoded by the coding sequence ATGAGGTTCCGTCGGCTGCTGCTGCTCCGGCACGGCCAGACCGAGTACAACGCGGGCAGCCGCATGCAGGGCCAGCTCGACACCGACTTGTCCGATCTGGGACGCGACCAAGCCGCCGCTGCTGCCGAAGTGCTGGCGAAACGTCAACCGCTGCTGATCGTCTCGTCGGATCTCAAACGCGCGCTGGACACCGCCATGACGCTCGGGGACCGCGCGGGACTTCCGGTGCAGATCGACGAGCGACTCCGCGAGACGCATCTCGGGGATTGGCAGGGTTTGACCCACCTCGAGGTCGATGCCGTGGCACCGGGCGCCCGCGCGATCTGGCGTGATGACGCCCGGTGGGCGCCGCACGGCGGCGAGAGCCGCGTCGATGTCGCGCGGCGCAGCGTGCCGCTGGTATCCGAAATTGTTGCCGCACAACATGAGTGGGGACTCGACGCACCGGAGCGACCCGTGGTGTTGGTGGCCCACGGTGGGCTCATCGCGGCGCTCACCGCGGGGTTGCTGGGGCTGCCGGTCGACAACTGGCCGGTGCTGGGCGGGATGGGCAATGCCAGTTGGGTGCAGCTGTCCGGGCATTCCGCCGACGATGCCCCCTTCGACGACATCCGCTGGCGGCTGGACGTGTGGAACGCCTCGGCGCAGGTGGCCAACGATGTCCTCTGA
- the rsfS gene encoding ribosome silencing factor, with translation MTATTDAIAMAEVAARAAAGKLADDVVVIDVSGQLVITDCFVIASASNERQVNAIVDEVEEKMRLAGYKPARREGTREGRWTLLDYIDIVVHIQHQDERNFYALDRLWRDCPQIPVDLDHQDSVE, from the coding sequence ATGACCGCCACGACTGACGCCATCGCCATGGCCGAAGTGGCTGCCCGCGCGGCAGCGGGCAAGCTCGCCGACGATGTCGTGGTGATCGACGTGTCCGGTCAGCTGGTCATCACCGACTGCTTTGTCATCGCCTCGGCGTCCAACGAACGTCAGGTCAACGCCATCGTCGACGAGGTCGAGGAGAAGATGCGGCTCGCGGGGTACAAGCCCGCCCGCCGTGAGGGCACCCGCGAGGGACGCTGGACGCTGCTGGACTACATCGACATCGTCGTGCATATCCAGCATCAGGACGAACGCAACTTCTACGCTCTGGACCGCCTGTGGCGGGACTGCCCGCAGATTCCCGTCGACCTGGATCACCAGGACTCCGTCGAATGA
- the nadD gene encoding nicotinate-nucleotide adenylyltransferase: MARRRRLGVMGGTFDPIHNGHLVAASEVADLFELDEVVFVPTGEPWQKHDRQVSAAEDRYLMTVIATASNPRFSVSRVDIDRGGPTYTTDTLRDLTKLNATSDLFFITGADALASILSWQNWEDLFSMAKFVGVSRPGYELDGKHISAARQELPADALQLVEVPALAISSSDCRQRAEASRPIWYLVPDGVVQYVAKRGLYTAPDTRSAGNGPDASNGHNGGGPR; this comes from the coding sequence GTGGCAAGACGGCGCAGGCTGGGTGTGATGGGTGGGACATTCGATCCGATCCACAACGGGCACCTCGTCGCCGCCAGCGAGGTGGCCGATCTCTTCGAGCTCGACGAAGTGGTGTTCGTGCCGACCGGCGAACCGTGGCAGAAGCACGACCGGCAGGTCAGCGCCGCCGAGGACCGGTACCTCATGACCGTCATCGCCACGGCATCCAACCCGCGGTTCTCGGTGAGCCGGGTCGACATCGACCGGGGCGGCCCCACCTACACCACTGACACGCTGCGTGATCTGACGAAACTCAACGCCACCAGCGATCTGTTCTTCATCACCGGCGCCGATGCCCTGGCGTCGATCCTGTCCTGGCAGAACTGGGAGGACCTTTTTTCGATGGCGAAGTTCGTCGGCGTCAGCCGACCGGGCTATGAGCTCGACGGTAAGCACATCTCGGCGGCCCGTCAGGAGCTCCCGGCCGACGCACTGCAACTCGTGGAGGTACCCGCGCTGGCGATCTCGTCGAGCGACTGCCGCCAGCGTGCGGAGGCCTCCCGGCCCATCTGGTACCTGGTACCCGACGGCGTGGTGCAGTACGTGGCGAAGCGTGGCCTCTACACCGCCCCGGACACGAGGAGCGCAGGAAACGGCCCCGACGCGAGCAACGGCCACAACGGAGGGGGACCCCGATGA
- the octT gene encoding diglucosylglycerate octanoyltransferase, whose product MSSEPTVGPPQGRRPTLLVFADSLSYFGPTGGLPSDDPRIWPNIVAEQLGWDLELIGRIGWTSRDVWWAATQDPRAWAALPRAGAVIFATGGMDSLPSPLPTALRELIRYVRPAWLRRWARDGYGWLQPRLSPIARSALPPNVTVEYLEMTRNAIDFNRPGIPVVASLPSVHTAETYGKAHHGREPTVQAITTWAEEHDVPLVDLKAAVADEVLSGRGNPDGIHWNFEAHRAVAELMIKALATAGVPQQNSAN is encoded by the coding sequence ATGTCCTCTGAGCCCACCGTCGGTCCGCCCCAGGGGCGCAGGCCGACGCTGTTGGTGTTCGCGGACTCGCTGTCCTATTTCGGTCCGACGGGTGGGCTGCCGTCCGACGATCCCAGGATCTGGCCCAATATTGTTGCCGAGCAACTCGGTTGGGATCTGGAGCTCATCGGCCGCATCGGCTGGACCAGCCGGGACGTGTGGTGGGCTGCCACTCAGGACCCACGGGCGTGGGCGGCGCTGCCGCGGGCCGGCGCGGTGATCTTCGCGACCGGCGGCATGGATTCGTTGCCGTCGCCGCTGCCGACGGCGCTGCGGGAACTCATCCGCTATGTGCGGCCGGCGTGGCTGCGACGGTGGGCGCGCGACGGCTACGGCTGGCTGCAGCCGCGGTTGTCACCGATCGCCCGCTCCGCGCTTCCGCCGAACGTCACGGTCGAATATCTCGAAATGACGCGTAACGCCATCGATTTCAACCGTCCCGGCATTCCGGTAGTGGCGTCTCTGCCCTCGGTGCACACCGCCGAGACATACGGCAAAGCCCATCACGGCCGCGAACCGACCGTGCAGGCCATCACGACCTGGGCCGAGGAGCACGATGTGCCACTGGTGGACCTGAAAGCGGCCGTCGCCGACGAGGTTCTCAGTGGGCGCGGCAACCCCGATGGCATTCACTGGAACTTCGAGGCGCATCGCGCGGTGGCCGAGTTGATGATCAAGGCTCTCGCGACAGCAGGTGTCCCACAACAGAATTCCGCCAACTGA